A stretch of the Sphingobacterium thalpophilum genome encodes the following:
- the dnaK gene encoding molecular chaperone DnaK codes for MSKIIGIDLGTTNSCVAVMEGNEPVVITNNEGKRTTPSIVAFVEGGERKVGDPAKRQAITNPHKTIYSIKRFMGLSYDESVKEAEHVPYKVVKGDNNTPRVEIDDRKYTPQEISAMILQKMKKTAEDFLGQEVTEAVITVPAYFNDAQRQATKEAGEIAGLSVKRIINEPTAAALAYGLDKAHKDMKIVVFDCGGGTHDVSVLELGDGVFEVKSTDGDTHLGGDDFDNVIINWLNEEFKNDNNGFDLKKDPMALQRLKEAAEKAKIELSSATSTEINLPYITADATGPKHLVRTLSRAKFEALAADLIQRTIAPCESALKNAGFSKSDIDEIILVGGSTRIPAIVDAVKNFFGKEPSKGVNPDEVVALGAAIQGGVLTGEVKDVLLLDVTPLSLGIETMGGVMTKLIEANTTIPTKKSETFSTASDNQPSVEIHILQGERPMANQNRTIGRFHLNDIPPAPRGVPQIEVTFDIDANGIIKVSAKDKATGKEQNIRIEASSGLSDEEIKRMKEEAEANADADKKMKEEADKINAADALIFSTEKQLKEYGDKISADKKAPIEAGLTKLKAAYEAKNFADIDAASAELQNAWNAASEEMYAASQGGAQQPQGDAGQAQGGNQGGDDVTDVDYEEVK; via the coding sequence ATGTCTAAAATTATAGGAATTGACTTAGGTACTACAAACTCATGTGTTGCCGTAATGGAAGGTAACGAGCCTGTAGTAATTACGAATAACGAAGGTAAACGTACCACGCCTTCAATCGTAGCTTTCGTAGAAGGTGGAGAGCGTAAAGTTGGTGACCCAGCCAAACGTCAGGCAATTACCAACCCACATAAGACGATTTATTCTATCAAACGTTTTATGGGTCTTTCATACGACGAATCAGTCAAAGAAGCTGAACATGTTCCTTACAAAGTCGTTAAGGGCGACAACAATACGCCACGCGTAGAAATTGACGACCGCAAATATACTCCACAAGAAATTTCTGCTATGATTCTTCAAAAAATGAAGAAAACAGCTGAAGATTTCTTGGGTCAGGAAGTGACTGAGGCAGTAATTACCGTTCCTGCATACTTCAACGACGCGCAACGTCAAGCCACTAAAGAAGCTGGTGAGATCGCCGGACTCTCTGTCAAACGTATCATCAACGAACCTACTGCTGCAGCATTGGCTTACGGCCTTGATAAGGCACACAAAGACATGAAAATTGTCGTATTTGACTGTGGTGGTGGTACACATGACGTTTCAGTATTGGAATTAGGTGATGGTGTATTTGAAGTCAAATCAACCGACGGTGATACACACTTAGGTGGTGACGACTTTGACAACGTGATCATTAACTGGTTAAATGAAGAGTTTAAAAACGACAACAATGGCTTTGATCTGAAAAAAGATCCTATGGCATTGCAACGTTTGAAAGAAGCTGCTGAAAAAGCGAAAATTGAATTGTCAAGCGCAACATCAACAGAAATCAATTTACCATACATCACTGCTGACGCAACTGGACCAAAACACTTAGTCCGTACATTGTCACGCGCTAAATTTGAAGCTTTGGCAGCAGATTTAATTCAAAGAACGATTGCACCTTGTGAATCTGCATTGAAAAATGCCGGTTTCAGCAAATCAGATATCGACGAAATTATCCTTGTGGGTGGTTCGACACGTATCCCTGCTATCGTTGATGCCGTGAAAAACTTCTTTGGAAAAGAGCCTTCTAAAGGTGTAAACCCAGACGAAGTGGTCGCTCTAGGGGCAGCTATCCAAGGTGGTGTATTGACTGGTGAAGTAAAAGATGTCTTGTTATTGGATGTTACCCCACTTTCGTTGGGTATTGAGACCATGGGTGGCGTAATGACCAAACTGATCGAGGCCAATACAACGATTCCGACCAAAAAATCAGAAACATTCTCTACAGCATCAGACAATCAGCCTTCTGTGGAGATCCATATCTTACAAGGTGAACGTCCAATGGCAAACCAAAACCGTACCATCGGCCGCTTCCACTTGAACGATATTCCACCAGCACCACGTGGCGTTCCGCAAATCGAAGTTACTTTTGACATCGATGCCAATGGTATCATCAAAGTATCAGCAAAAGATAAAGCGACTGGTAAAGAGCAAAACATCCGTATTGAAGCTTCTTCAGGTCTTTCTGACGAAGAAATCAAACGTATGAAAGAGGAAGCTGAAGCAAATGCGGATGCAGATAAAAAAATGAAAGAGGAAGCTGACAAAATTAATGCAGCTGACGCGCTGATCTTCTCAACTGAAAAACAATTGAAAGAATACGGCGATAAAATTTCAGCAGATAAAAAAGCGCCTATCGAAGCTGGCTTAACTAAGTTAAAAGCAGCATATGAAGCGAAAAACTTCGCTGATATCGATGCCGCTTCTGCAGAATTGCAAAATGCATGGAATGCGGCTTCAGAAGAAATGTACGCTGCTTCACAAGGTGGCGCACAACAGCCACAGGGAGATGCCGGCCAGGCGCAAGGCGGAAACCAGGGCGGTGATGATGTCACTGACGTGGATTACGAAGAAGTGAAATAA
- a CDS encoding GLPGLI family protein, translated as MIRICLFMILCCLSVRSLQAQYAYFGSRGTISFDKVMYTKARIRELSSDRNSGMRGGMMLDYMDNIPESQTEKLNLYFDENSTVLLQDDNTGEEKQNTSGKMRTTTGAANSARGNRNRGSVRGGGAWGMYGGRSSRNAKVLYQDLKAGTADIQLDVDEKYLLSETLDSITWRFTEEFRNIAGINCRRVNGATKDSLYLIAYYTEEIPVSAGPALTHGLPGMILGLVIPEMHIQYWATNVAYTNNPVPSDWRDKKSKKMKFTEFTDLFGRYMPRNRQNESAKKRILEQLVY; from the coding sequence ATGATTAGAATCTGTTTATTCATGATACTATGCTGTCTGTCTGTACGATCTCTACAGGCACAATACGCCTATTTTGGCAGTCGCGGTACGATAAGTTTTGATAAGGTGATGTACACCAAGGCCCGCATACGGGAGCTGTCCAGCGACAGGAATTCAGGAATGCGCGGCGGCATGATGCTGGATTATATGGATAATATTCCCGAATCCCAGACGGAAAAGCTGAACCTGTATTTCGACGAAAATTCGACCGTGCTGCTGCAGGATGACAATACCGGCGAAGAAAAGCAAAATACGAGCGGCAAAATGCGGACAACGACGGGTGCAGCAAATTCTGCTCGCGGCAACAGAAACCGTGGTTCTGTACGTGGCGGTGGTGCCTGGGGCATGTATGGCGGACGCAGCAGCCGCAATGCCAAAGTGCTGTATCAGGATCTAAAAGCGGGGACGGCCGATATCCAACTGGATGTAGATGAAAAATACCTCCTCTCAGAAACGCTGGATAGTATCACATGGCGTTTCACCGAAGAATTCCGCAATATCGCAGGGATCAACTGCCGCCGAGTGAACGGCGCGACCAAAGACTCCCTTTATCTTATTGCCTATTATACCGAAGAGATCCCGGTATCTGCCGGACCGGCACTGACACATGGCCTTCCGGGCATGATACTAGGTTTGGTCATCCCCGAAATGCATATCCAATACTGGGCCACCAATGTGGCTTATACCAATAACCCTGTTCCATCAGACTGGCGCGACAAGAAATCCAAAAAGATGAAGTTTACCGAATTTACCGATCTCTTTGGCAGATATATGCCACGCAATCGACAGAATGAATCCGCCAAAAAGCGGATATTGGAACAACTGGTCTACTGA
- a CDS encoding TonB-dependent receptor gives MKRLIHIILLLLLFVHGVAVAQISIKGKIIDKADNKPLTNASIILLNRDSVLRYYNRANEEGKFMLKNVTPGSYIVLATYPKFELYSDTIAVADNDIDLKEIKISSQKNVLEEVIVTRRLPITLKGDTIEYDAASFATEKNAKLEDLLRRLPGFTVSGNGSITAQGKAVQKVFIDGEEFFGYDPKIAIRNVRADAVDKVQLYEKKSEEAELSGIDDGVRIQTVNVVLKEKARKGIFGNMEALGGTKELYAGNLFAAKFNRTERIGITANHNNMGGANGFEGSMRMNNQITGQPLSTSLGANYENQFFKKALKVNANYNYNNNSNKNESENYNKNVLPDNSILETNSKNRTKSGSRTNGVRSHFNIRLDSTQNMDVQANANWLNNDNSNNTESFTRDGQGTDISKFREENASNTSTRSNNLRLNYRKRLKAGSSLNLMIANNRNESTSTSKVNSETIIFKSNDTTRINQDRTGNNRGNDFASSLNFNKRISDFMNIALGYSFNYSKRTNTQNSVDNITHQFDSLYSKNQIDDNTNQGINVHLSYRKEKFDINVSNRTFYKDQKLQDSYRHIDLSRNFWDNNLNLDANYRITKSKNIRLSYMSSSIIPSFEQLQPLQPQTNPLFQQVGNPDLKRAVNNNISANYNAFSLLKGTNMNVNGNISFIRNPIVNKTTVLENSAQISSYENLSGKSNWNAGLNINHMQPLANRRINFNKSANFRYNNSYSYTRFGNEQSAGEFLLNNAKNTSFGVGASVNEQNSKGFDFDLSLNTGLNLQQNSINKQYDATSFEGSASGYIKYFLPKKFNIVTNLYYSYTGPTKLYRESINQFFTNVELEKKVLKDQSLTLSVKAFDLFNTFNNTRRTNSDTNYSESVQQVLTRYFLLGVKWDFNKYLGKGND, from the coding sequence ATGAAAAGATTAATTCACATCATACTGCTCTTATTACTTTTTGTTCACGGCGTTGCTGTCGCTCAAATAAGCATAAAGGGGAAAATCATAGACAAAGCAGACAACAAACCGTTGACTAACGCCTCCATCATCTTACTGAACAGAGATTCGGTGCTCCGTTATTACAACAGAGCAAATGAAGAGGGGAAATTTATGCTGAAAAATGTCACTCCCGGAAGCTACATCGTGCTGGCCACCTACCCTAAGTTCGAACTGTATAGCGATACTATCGCAGTAGCAGATAATGACATCGACCTGAAAGAGATCAAAATCAGTTCACAAAAAAATGTGCTCGAGGAAGTCATCGTCACCCGCAGGCTGCCCATTACGCTGAAAGGCGATACCATCGAGTATGATGCCGCCAGTTTTGCAACCGAAAAAAATGCTAAACTCGAGGATCTCCTACGGCGCCTGCCCGGCTTTACCGTATCGGGCAATGGCAGCATTACCGCTCAGGGAAAGGCTGTTCAAAAGGTGTTTATCGATGGCGAAGAGTTTTTTGGCTACGATCCCAAAATTGCTATCCGCAATGTTCGGGCTGATGCGGTAGATAAAGTGCAATTGTATGAGAAAAAATCGGAAGAAGCGGAGCTGTCCGGTATAGATGATGGTGTCCGCATCCAGACCGTAAACGTGGTGTTGAAGGAGAAGGCAAGGAAGGGTATTTTCGGGAATATGGAAGCCCTCGGCGGCACAAAAGAGCTCTACGCCGGCAATCTATTTGCAGCGAAATTTAACAGAACGGAGCGGATCGGCATTACCGCCAACCACAACAATATGGGCGGCGCCAACGGATTTGAGGGTTCTATGCGCATGAACAACCAGATTACGGGCCAGCCATTAAGCACCTCGCTCGGCGCAAACTACGAGAACCAGTTTTTCAAGAAAGCCTTAAAGGTAAATGCCAATTATAACTATAATAACAATAGCAACAAAAACGAATCTGAAAATTATAATAAAAACGTCCTTCCAGATAATTCCATCCTGGAGACAAACAGTAAAAACCGCACAAAAAGCGGTTCGCGGACCAATGGCGTCAGGTCGCATTTCAACATCCGGCTGGACTCTACCCAAAACATGGACGTCCAGGCAAATGCCAACTGGCTAAATAACGACAATAGCAACAATACCGAAAGCTTTACGAGGGATGGCCAAGGAACCGACATCAGTAAATTCAGAGAGGAGAACGCATCAAACACATCAACCAGGAGCAACAACCTGCGTTTAAACTACCGAAAGAGACTGAAGGCGGGGAGTTCACTCAATCTGATGATCGCGAACAACAGGAATGAGTCCACTTCCACCAGCAAGGTAAACTCTGAGACCATCATTTTTAAAAGTAATGACACCACCCGTATCAACCAGGACAGAACAGGCAATAATAGGGGGAATGATTTTGCGTCTTCGCTCAATTTCAACAAACGGATAAGTGATTTTATGAACATAGCGCTAGGCTATAGTTTCAATTATTCCAAACGCACCAATACACAAAATTCGGTTGATAATATAACCCACCAATTCGATTCCTTATATTCAAAAAACCAGATCGACGACAATACCAATCAAGGGATCAATGTCCACCTATCGTACAGAAAGGAAAAATTTGACATTAATGTATCCAACCGAACCTTCTACAAAGATCAAAAACTGCAAGATAGCTACCGGCATATTGACCTATCTAGAAATTTCTGGGACAACAACTTGAATCTTGATGCGAATTACAGGATCACAAAGAGCAAAAATATCCGGCTGTCCTATATGAGTTCCAGCATCATCCCTTCTTTTGAGCAATTACAGCCTCTGCAGCCGCAGACCAATCCATTGTTCCAACAGGTCGGTAACCCAGACCTGAAACGCGCGGTCAACAACAACATCTCCGCCAACTACAACGCATTTAGTTTATTGAAGGGAACCAATATGAATGTCAATGGGAATATTTCTTTTATCCGCAACCCCATTGTAAACAAAACAACAGTACTCGAAAATTCGGCACAGATCAGCAGCTATGAAAATCTGTCCGGTAAGTCAAACTGGAATGCGGGGCTCAACATCAACCACATGCAACCTTTGGCCAACCGCCGCATCAACTTCAATAAAAGTGCAAATTTCCGCTACAACAACAGCTACAGCTATACGAGGTTCGGAAACGAGCAGTCCGCCGGCGAATTCCTTCTGAACAATGCGAAAAATACTTCTTTTGGCGTAGGCGCAAGTGTGAATGAACAAAATTCTAAGGGCTTCGACTTTGATTTATCGTTGAATACCGGACTCAATCTGCAACAAAACTCAATTAATAAACAGTACGATGCCACCAGCTTCGAAGGCAGTGCTTCGGGATATATCAAATATTTCCTTCCGAAGAAATTCAATATTGTCACCAATCTATATTACAGCTATACAGGACCGACAAAACTTTATAGAGAATCAATCAATCAGTTTTTCACCAATGTCGAACTGGAGAAAAAAGTACTAAAAGACCAGAGCCTCACACTCAGTGTCAAAGCTTTTGACCTCTTTAACACGTTTAACAACACCCGCCGTACCAATAGCGACACGAACTATTCAGAATCGGTTCAGCAAGTATTGACACGCTATTTTCTCCTGGGTGTGAAGTGGGATTTTAACAAATATTTAGGTAAAGGAAATGATTAG